In Cellulomonas wangsupingiae, the genomic window TGCTCGGGGGTGACGACGAGCGTGCCGTCGGCCAGCGGGACGCGCACGTACTCGCCCTGCGCGGCGTCCGTCGGGACGCCCTCGTGGTCGGGCGACCCCCACCACGCCACCTGCTCGCACGACGTGTGCACCCCGTTGCGGCAGTGCACGCAGGTGTTGTCGCTGACGGAGAACGGCGCGACGACGAAGTCACCGACGCGCACGCGACGCACATCGGAGCCGATCTCCTCGACGACGCCCACGAACTCGTGGCCGATGCGGTGGGGCTCCGGCGTGGACCGCACGCCGCGGTAGCCCCACAGGTCGGAGCCGCACACGCACGTCGCGACCACGCGCACGACGGCATCGGTGGGGCGGTGGATCACGGGGTCCGGCACCTGCTCGACGCGCACGTCGCGGGGGCCGTGGATGACGGTGGCTCGCACGTCGTCGAGCCTACGGTGCGACCCCGAGCGGCTGCCCGCGGCGCACCCTCCGGCGACGTGCGACGCAGGGCGGACGCGCCGGTAGGCTGACCGACCGCAGGGGCCTGTAGCTCAGTTGGTCAGAGCGCCGCGCTTACACCGCGGAGGTCGTCGGTTCGAGACCGGCCGGGCCCACCGACGTGCCGATGCCCTCACCTGCGACGTGTCACGGATGCCGCCCTCCCGCGGTCGCGGACCCTCGGTCCCGGTGACGGGGATCATCGGCTCTCCGTCCGGTCCGCGGCGGGCCGTCGGCCGGCGAGGACGAGGACGACGACCGCAGCGACGGCGAGGACCACGGCTCCGGTGGAGCTCGCGCCGGCGTATCCGCTGACGACCGCGGTGGTCGTTCCCGAGGTCGGTGCCTCCGCGAGCAGTGCTGCGGTGGTGGTCGCCGCGATGGTGCCGAGCAGGGCGAGCCCGATCGACGAGCCGACCTGCTGGGCGGTGCTCGCCACGGCCCCCGCCACGCCGGAGGCCGGGCCGGCGCGGTGCGTCGCGGCGCTGTTCGCCGCGGGCTGGACGCACCCGGTACCGAGCCCGAGGAGCAGCAGCACGGGCAGGACGCGGGACCCGTACGGCGCATCCGGCGTCAGCCAGGACAGGACGAGCAGCCCCACGGCCAGCAGCGCGAGTCCGGCGGCGAGGAACACCCGTGGCGGGGCCGCGGTGAGCGCGGGGCGGACCAGGCGTACGGCGAGGAGGATCGCGGCGGTGTAGGGAAGGAACGCCAGACCGGTGACCAGCGGCGTGAGCCCGGCGACCTGCTGCAGGAACACGCTCAGGAACAGGAAGGTTGGCAGGACCGCCACTCCCCAGGCGAGCATGGCCGTGAACGCGGCGACGCGAAGCCGGTCCGAGAACAGGGACAGCGGCATCAGCGGGGACTGCGCTCGTCCCTGGACGACCGCGAACACGGCCAGTGCCCCCAGTCCCGCCACGAGCAGCCCGAGCCTGGGAGCGGACACCCAGCCGGACGACCCGGTACCGGTCAGCCCGAGAGTCACCGCCGTGAGCCCCGCGGCGCTGAGCAGGCCTGCGGTCACGTCGACGGGGCCGCGCCCGCCCGGGTCGACCCGCAGCGACAGCAGCAGCCCGAGGCCGGTGGCGACAGCGATCGGCACGTTGATGAGCAGCGCCCACCGCCAGCCCCACGAGTCGGTCAGCACGCCACCCAGGACGACACCGATCCCGGAGCCGGATCCCATGATCGTGCCGAACACGCCGAACGCTCTCGCCCGGTCGGCACCGTCGGGGAAGGTGACGGACAGCAGGGCGAGCGCCGAAGGGGTCACCAGCGCACCGAAGACCCCTTGGACGGCGCGTGCCGCGAGGAGCATCGCACCGCTCACGGCCAGCCCGCCGGCGATCGACGCGAGCGCGAAACCCACGAGGCCGATCAGCAGCGCCCGACGCCTTCCGATCACGTCCGAGACCCGACCGCCGAGCAGGAGCAGCGACCCGAACGCGAGCACGTAGACGGTGAGGACCCACTGGCGCTGCACGTCGGACAGGCCGAGCTCCTGCTGAGCCGACGGGACTGCGATGTTCATCACCGTGCCGTCCACGACCATCATCACCTGGGTCACCGAGATCCACGCCAGCGCCCACCACCGGCGGGTTCGCGACTCGCCCACCACTGTCGTCCTCAGCCTCATTGCACGCTCCCCTACCATTGGCGTCACCAATATTGGCAGGCCCGACGATACACGGATCGTGGGTCGCGCCAACACTGCTGGTAACGTCGGGGCATGGACGAGGCCGAAGGTGCGAGCGGGACCCAGCCCGCACGGCTGCGTGCGACGCCGAGCTGGCTCCTCACCCAGGCCGCGACCCTGACCCAGCGCGTGATCACGACCGCCCTGGCAGAGGTCGGCGCCACGCGCTACCAGTACGCGGTACTGGCCGCCCTCGAGGAGTTCGGGCCGCTCAGCCAGGCCGAGCTCGGCAGGCGGTGCCACATCGACCGCAGCGACATCGTCGCCACGGTCAACGACCTCACCGCGCACGACTACGCCGACCGTCGCCAGGACCCCGGCAACAGACGGCAGAACCTCATCACGCTCACGGACGCCGGGAGACGGCGGTTGGAGCAGGTGGCCGCGACGCTCGACGCGGCACAGGCAGACCTGCTCAGCGGCCTCGCACAGGCTGACCGGGACGCCCTGACGTCGACGCTCCAGCGCATCCTGGACGCCCGTGCGAA contains:
- a CDS encoding MFS transporter; its protein translation is MGESRTRRWWALAWISVTQVMMVVDGTVMNIAVPSAQQELGLSDVQRQWVLTVYVLAFGSLLLLGGRVSDVIGRRRALLIGLVGFALASIAGGLAVSGAMLLAARAVQGVFGALVTPSALALLSVTFPDGADRARAFGVFGTIMGSGSGIGVVLGGVLTDSWGWRWALLINVPIAVATGLGLLLSLRVDPGGRGPVDVTAGLLSAAGLTAVTLGLTGTGSSGWVSAPRLGLLVAGLGALAVFAVVQGRAQSPLMPLSLFSDRLRVAAFTAMLAWGVAVLPTFLFLSVFLQQVAGLTPLVTGLAFLPYTAAILLAVRLVRPALTAAPPRVFLAAGLALLAVGLLVLSWLTPDAPYGSRVLPVLLLLGLGTGCVQPAANSAATHRAGPASGVAGAVASTAQQVGSSIGLALLGTIAATTTAALLAEAPTSGTTTAVVSGYAGASSTGAVVLAVAAVVVLVLAGRRPAADRTESR
- a CDS encoding MarR family winged helix-turn-helix transcriptional regulator, which produces MDEAEGASGTQPARLRATPSWLLTQAATLTQRVITTALAEVGATRYQYAVLAALEEFGPLSQAELGRRCHIDRSDIVATVNDLTAHDYADRRQDPGNRRQNLITLTDAGRRRLEQVAATLDAAQADLLSGLAQADRDALTSTLQRILDARAKPHDAPR